Proteins from a genomic interval of Terriglobales bacterium:
- a CDS encoding pirin family protein produces the protein MSIRPIKRLIKSKPTLEGAGVHLRRAFGFGNSKDFDPFLLLDDFRNDVPEDYLAGFPWHPHRGIETITYVLAGTVEHGDSLGNSGAIAAGDVQWMTAGSGIIHQEMPKGDRTGRMHGFQLWGNLPSSLKMTAPRYQEVKTQDIPEVTDDDGTHVRIVCGSFWGKKGPVDGVAADPIYLDVSVSPLKRKTLPVETTRHAFAYVFGGSGKFCNASEPLAVPTEPVKWLDTRPPTEADNRSLILFDRGDEVSVQAGEDGIRFLLISGKPIAEPVAWYGPIVMNTQEELREAFTELQEGTFLKEKSRQ, from the coding sequence ATGTCAATTCGACCTATCAAGCGGTTGATTAAATCCAAGCCGACTCTGGAAGGCGCGGGAGTGCACCTGCGGCGCGCTTTCGGTTTTGGAAACAGCAAAGACTTTGACCCCTTCCTCCTGCTTGACGATTTCCGCAACGATGTTCCTGAAGACTACCTTGCCGGCTTTCCCTGGCATCCTCATCGCGGGATCGAAACCATCACCTATGTGCTGGCGGGGACCGTCGAACACGGCGACAGCTTAGGAAACAGCGGCGCCATTGCGGCGGGAGATGTGCAATGGATGACAGCGGGCAGCGGCATCATTCATCAGGAGATGCCTAAAGGCGATCGCACCGGCAGGATGCACGGCTTTCAGCTGTGGGGGAACCTTCCTTCGTCGCTGAAGATGACTGCGCCGCGTTACCAGGAGGTGAAGACTCAGGACATCCCCGAGGTCACGGATGACGACGGCACCCACGTGCGAATCGTGTGCGGAAGTTTTTGGGGAAAGAAAGGGCCGGTGGATGGCGTAGCCGCCGATCCAATCTATCTTGATGTGTCGGTTTCTCCACTCAAGAGGAAAACTCTTCCGGTGGAGACGACCCGGCACGCGTTTGCTTACGTTTTTGGGGGAAGCGGAAAGTTCTGCAATGCATCCGAGCCTCTGGCCGTGCCGACTGAGCCGGTCAAGTGGTTGGACACGAGACCTCCTACGGAAGCAGACAACCGCTCGCTCATACTGTTTGATCGCGGCGACGAGGTCTCGGTGCAGGCGGGAGAGGATGGAATCCGATTCCTGCTGATTTCGGGGAAACCCATTGCAGAGCCGGTGGCGTGGTACGGACCCATCGTGATGAACACGCAGGAGGAGCTGCGGGAGGCGTTCACCGAGCTCCAGGAGGGAACGTTTCTCAAGGAAAAGTCGCGGCAGTAG
- a CDS encoding MoaD/ThiS family protein produces the protein MIRVVLPTHLRTLAKVGGEVKLEIEGRATQRSVLNALEAQYPMLKGAIRDHVTQQRRPFLRFFACEQDLSHEPPDTPLPDEVASGKEPLLIIGAIAGG, from the coding sequence ATGATCCGGGTGGTGCTTCCGACACATCTGCGGACGTTGGCGAAGGTCGGCGGCGAGGTGAAGCTGGAGATCGAGGGCCGGGCAACGCAGCGCTCGGTCCTCAACGCCCTGGAGGCTCAGTATCCCATGCTGAAGGGCGCGATCCGCGATCACGTGACCCAGCAGCGGCGGCCCTTTCTGCGCTTTTTCGCCTGCGAGCAGGATCTCTCCCACGAGCCACCCGATACACCGTTGCCGGATGAGGTTGCGTCGGGCAAGGAGCCGTTGCTGATCATTGGGGCGATCGCGGGGGGATAG